One stretch of Lacrimispora sphenoides DNA includes these proteins:
- a CDS encoding sulfite exporter TauE/SafE family protein, with protein MSGYLYGLFLLISFGASIAGAICGIGGGVIIKPTLDAFGVLSVSAISFLSGCTVLAMTCYSVIKGKMSGESLVDMKTGTPLAIGAAIGGIVGKSMFQAVSSLFADKDMVGAVQAACLLVITLGTLIYTIKKDRIHTHHVTNPVICVLIGLVLGILSSFLGIGGGPINLVVLFFFFSMDTKAAAQNSLYIILFSQITGLLNSLVTGTVPEFSIWLLVLMVIGGILGGMSGRVINKKIDEMVVDKLFLFLMVVIIGINIYNIYQFM; from the coding sequence ATGAGCGGTTATTTATATGGATTGTTTCTATTGATCAGTTTTGGCGCATCCATTGCAGGCGCCATCTGCGGAATTGGCGGAGGCGTTATCATAAAGCCCACATTGGATGCATTTGGGGTATTAAGCGTATCTGCGATCAGCTTTCTGTCAGGTTGTACTGTGCTTGCAATGACCTGTTATTCTGTAATCAAAGGGAAAATGAGCGGAGAGTCTCTGGTGGATATGAAGACGGGGACCCCTCTTGCCATAGGGGCTGCCATAGGGGGAATTGTGGGAAAGTCGATGTTCCAGGCAGTTTCTTCCTTGTTTGCAGACAAGGACATGGTGGGGGCTGTTCAGGCAGCCTGTCTCCTGGTGATCACTCTGGGAACGCTGATCTATACGATTAAAAAGGACAGGATCCATACTCATCATGTGACCAATCCGGTCATTTGCGTGCTGATCGGACTGGTGCTAGGGATCCTTTCTTCATTTTTGGGAATTGGAGGGGGTCCTATCAATCTGGTGGTGCTGTTTTTCTTTTTTTCCATGGATACGAAGGCAGCCGCCCAGAATTCCCTCTACATCATCCTGTTTTCCCAGATCACAGGACTTTTGAATTCCCTGGTAACAGGAACGGTTCCGGAATTCTCCATCTGGCTTTTGGTCCTTATGGTGATAGGCGGGATCTTAGGCGGGATGAGCGGCCGGGTGATCAATAAAAAAATTGACGAAATGGTAGTGGATAAGCTGTTCCTGTTTTTGATGGTAGTCATTATTGGAATTAATATATATAATATTTATCAATTTATGTAA
- a CDS encoding ABC transporter substrate-binding protein, translating to MKKRISLLMGMVMTAAALTACTGGAKTPATTAAQTKAEDTKAEDTKAEETKAEETKAEETKAQDITKLRIAYMPNMGSASLAVTAREKGYFKEMGLEVEMVEFQGGPAEIAAMASGDIDISQIGHGAHALCASGEAVIFQIDCTSLADAVIGNMAKGINSIEDLKGKKVAVTSGTSAEIILNLALKSKGMTTDDVELVEMDANGTVSAVISGNVDACATWSPGTGTIMKALGDSGIMLANNQDYLDQVTFPSSFITTQKYADSNRDVLVRFARALQKAGDYRAEHIDEIAKLVAKQCEVDEATMLATTEEGNWLTGEFIGKALADGTIKSYYENQQKVFLDAGRLEKPVDVNNYVLFDIMQEAYDENHK from the coding sequence ATGAAAAAAAGAATTTCGTTACTTATGGGGATGGTAATGACGGCAGCGGCTTTGACCGCATGCACGGGCGGAGCAAAGACGCCTGCAACTACGGCAGCACAGACTAAAGCAGAAGACACGAAGGCAGAAGACACGAAAGCAGAGGAAACAAAAGCAGAAGAAACCAAGGCAGAGGAAACGAAAGCTCAGGATATCACAAAGCTTAGGATTGCCTATATGCCCAATATGGGAAGCGCTTCTCTGGCCGTTACGGCAAGGGAAAAAGGCTATTTTAAGGAAATGGGTCTGGAAGTGGAGATGGTGGAATTTCAGGGAGGGCCAGCTGAAATTGCAGCCATGGCTTCCGGTGATATTGATATTTCCCAGATCGGACACGGAGCCCACGCTCTTTGTGCATCAGGGGAAGCGGTGATCTTCCAGATAGACTGCACTAGCTTAGCCGATGCTGTCATCGGCAACATGGCAAAAGGGATCAATTCCATTGAAGATCTAAAGGGCAAAAAGGTTGCCGTAACCAGCGGTACATCTGCAGAAATCATCCTGAACCTGGCTCTTAAGTCTAAGGGAATGACGACAGATGATGTTGAACTGGTGGAAATGGATGCCAACGGCACCGTATCAGCCGTCATCAGCGGCAATGTGGATGCATGTGCCACCTGGTCACCGGGAACCGGAACTATCATGAAAGCTCTAGGAGACAGTGGAATCATGTTAGCCAATAATCAGGATTATTTAGACCAGGTAACATTTCCTTCCAGCTTTATCACCACTCAAAAATATGCCGATTCCAACCGTGATGTTCTGGTACGCTTTGCCAGAGCTCTTCAAAAAGCCGGGGATTACCGGGCGGAGCATATCGATGAGATCGCAAAGCTGGTAGCAAAACAGTGTGAGGTTGACGAAGCCACCATGCTGGCAACTACGGAAGAAGGAAACTGGCTGACCGGAGAATTTATAGGAAAAGCTCTGGCAGACGGAACCATCAAATCATATTATGAGAACCAGCAGAAGGTGTTCTTAGACGCAGGCCGCCTGGAGAAACCGGTAGATGTAAACAATTATGTTCTCTTTGACATCATGCAGGAAGCATATGATGAAAACCACAAATAA
- a CDS encoding sensor histidine kinase — MLFVVLFFILSSSIAIFFLRRDKQTKLMLGLCVSFVCMFIGIIIYLSKTGGLQTGQKFFLFFDLRIQRKLSYMIFPLRKLGYMIAMGRTLFPGFLLMLAFDYSMIPWILRSKSRHILIMVLPCMTLILYYPSLFLGLAKTGKWIQFLVINFTILWIACYLAAALWLLVHEYKSITIPYCKRQFRYIMVFLICMGIMYCFYFRQDPIQVYQMYSAEYMRYGGLLYSTTGAVSRWMVLSVLTTLFGILGFLSLKSYTVMEHEETRGDVIIQKKMDMASKGLSVFVHGMKNQLLSNRVIQERIREELEKTDPDKEKLLEYSHMLETINQNMIIRMEELYRSVKSNYMTLVPTEASEVVRKVLDRFHEKYPDAEVEREIEARTLILADSVHLSEALYNLAINGYESILESGRQEKHLSIKVYHERLYVTFEIQDNGRGISRQVQKKIFDPFYTSKNTNNNWGLGLYYVRQIIKYHFGMLKLESTEGEGTTFFVAIPKCKNQDE, encoded by the coding sequence ATGCTGTTTGTCGTATTGTTCTTTATTTTATCCTCCTCTATAGCGATTTTTTTCCTTAGAAGAGATAAACAGACAAAGCTGATGCTGGGGCTTTGCGTCAGCTTTGTCTGCATGTTTATCGGGATTATCATTTACTTATCAAAGACCGGCGGGCTGCAGACCGGTCAGAAGTTCTTCTTATTTTTTGATTTAAGGATTCAAAGAAAATTATCCTATATGATATTTCCATTAAGGAAGCTGGGGTATATGATCGCTATGGGAAGAACCCTGTTTCCGGGATTTTTGCTTATGCTTGCCTTTGATTATTCCATGATTCCCTGGATCCTGCGGAGCAAATCCAGACATATCCTGATTATGGTGCTGCCCTGTATGACGCTGATTCTCTACTATCCCTCCCTGTTTTTAGGGCTTGCAAAAACGGGAAAATGGATTCAGTTTCTGGTTATAAATTTCACAATTTTGTGGATCGCCTGTTATCTGGCGGCTGCTTTATGGCTTCTGGTTCATGAATACAAAAGCATTACCATCCCTTACTGCAAAAGACAGTTCCGCTATATTATGGTGTTTCTGATCTGTATGGGAATTATGTATTGCTTTTATTTCCGCCAGGATCCGATTCAGGTATATCAGATGTATTCCGCAGAGTATATGAGATATGGCGGGCTGCTTTATTCTACGACGGGAGCCGTCAGCAGGTGGATGGTACTGTCGGTGCTTACCACGCTGTTTGGAATTCTGGGATTTTTAAGCCTTAAATCCTATACGGTTATGGAGCACGAGGAGACCAGGGGAGATGTGATCATTCAAAAGAAAATGGATATGGCAAGTAAAGGCCTTTCCGTGTTTGTCCATGGTATGAAGAATCAGTTATTGTCCAACCGGGTCATACAGGAACGGATCAGAGAGGAACTGGAAAAGACCGATCCTGATAAGGAAAAGCTCCTGGAATACTCCCATATGCTTGAAACCATCAATCAGAATATGATAATCCGGATGGAAGAATTATATAGGAGTGTTAAATCCAATTACATGACTCTGGTACCCACGGAAGCTTCAGAAGTGGTCCGTAAGGTTCTGGACCGGTTTCATGAGAAATATCCAGATGCAGAGGTGGAAAGGGAGATAGAAGCCAGAACATTGATCCTGGCTGACTCTGTTCATTTAAGCGAGGCCCTTTATAACCTGGCGATTAATGGCTATGAAAGTATCCTGGAATCCGGCAGGCAGGAAAAGCACTTAAGTATAAAGGTATACCATGAACGGCTTTATGTGACCTTTGAGATCCAGGATAATGGAAGGGGCATATCCAGGCAGGTACAGAAAAAAATATTTGATCCGTTCTATACCAGCAAGAACACCAATAATAATTGGGGACTTGGGCTATATTATGTGAGACAGATCATAAAATACCATTTTGGAATGCTGAAGTTAGAAAGTACGGAGGGAGAGGGGACCACCTTTTTTGTCGCGATACCGAAGTGTAAAAACCAGGATGAGTAA
- a CDS encoding response regulator transcription factor, protein MIKVLIAEDFTILCDDLKKQLERDEEIKVIGCATTGKEIVEMALEMAADVILMDIEMESRNAGILAAEHIRDIKHDQKIIYLTVHETEDIIITAMGTGAVDYVVKGGAIENLIEHVKNAHMGKPVMEARIQKTIMNEYKRLQRSERSLLYFINNVSQLTAAERELVKLLLEDRKIKEIAGIRCVEVITVKTQIKSLLRKFGCSRSKEIVSIIRELNLSHLFEEQTFG, encoded by the coding sequence ATGATAAAGGTGCTGATTGCAGAGGATTTTACCATACTTTGTGATGATTTAAAAAAGCAGCTGGAAAGGGATGAAGAGATAAAGGTAATAGGCTGCGCCACCACAGGAAAGGAAATCGTGGAAATGGCCCTTGAAATGGCTGCAGATGTGATCTTGATGGACATTGAGATGGAATCCAGGAATGCCGGAATTCTTGCAGCCGAGCACATCCGGGATATAAAGCATGACCAGAAGATCATCTATCTGACCGTTCACGAGACCGAGGATATCATCATTACTGCTATGGGAACCGGGGCTGTGGATTATGTTGTGAAAGGCGGAGCTATAGAGAATCTGATCGAACATGTTAAAAATGCCCACATGGGAAAACCGGTGATGGAAGCAAGAATACAGAAGACCATTATGAACGAATACAAAAGGCTGCAGCGTTCGGAGCGGAGCCTGTTATACTTCATTAATAATGTTTCCCAGCTGACAGCCGCGGAGCGGGAGCTTGTGAAGCTTCTTTTGGAGGACAGGAAAATAAAGGAAATTGCAGGAATCCGCTGTGTGGAAGTCATAACCGTCAAAACCCAGATAAAAAGCCTTTTAAGAAAATTTGGCTGCAGCAGGTCAAAGGAAATTGTCTCTATTATCAGGGAATTAAATTTGTCCCATTTATTTGAGGAGCAAACGTTTGGTTAA
- a CDS encoding L-fucose/L-arabinose isomerase family protein: MMKTKLNIGFVTTYSGRWPKEVPEQRNREYGDWLADHLPMAQIVRASILGSSREAVEQVTREFKEQDVDVIVLVYGAFTGDDVASYLAEMVRVPLILWAPYEIPFEKDDRLYSNALCSMTMNAAAIRKHGATYHTVYGSLEDERASEKVKNLALAYGVVKSLRHTNLGLFGYRPTAFYNCSFDESLIRRTFGVKIEETDLKVVFDRMAELSGEEWKADMEKMFSEYDTTQLPEGHLENHSRLYLALKEVMSEQKYDFATIKCWPEMGNLHTTPCAVLGRLADEGVNIGCEGDVDAELAQMTEYYLTGKPSFITDLINIDEKENVITFWHCGNPAPSLCNKDYKVQLRNHPLAGQGTAFYGALKPGKVTIARFCNLDGGYKLFLMRGEALPMDRYTKGAMANVRVKRPVREVIEGIIAEGIPHHYSIVWEDVAEAMKQVCGLLEIPVIEM, translated from the coding sequence ATGATGAAAACAAAACTAAATATTGGGTTTGTTACTACCTATTCCGGCAGGTGGCCCAAGGAGGTTCCGGAACAGAGAAACCGGGAATATGGGGACTGGCTGGCTGATCATCTGCCGATGGCCCAGATCGTGAGGGCTTCCATTCTGGGCAGCAGCCGGGAGGCGGTAGAACAGGTGACAAGGGAATTTAAGGAACAGGACGTAGATGTGATCGTCCTGGTCTATGGTGCATTTACAGGAGATGACGTGGCGTCTTATCTGGCGGAGATGGTAAGAGTGCCCCTTATCTTATGGGCGCCCTATGAAATACCTTTTGAAAAGGATGACAGGCTATATTCCAATGCACTTTGTTCCATGACAATGAATGCGGCTGCCATCAGAAAGCATGGGGCAACCTATCATACCGTATACGGAAGCCTGGAGGATGAAAGGGCGTCGGAAAAGGTGAAAAACCTGGCTCTGGCCTATGGCGTGGTAAAGTCCTTACGGCATACCAACCTGGGGCTTTTTGGTTACCGTCCCACAGCTTTTTACAACTGCAGCTTTGATGAAAGCCTGATCCGCAGGACCTTTGGGGTAAAGATCGAAGAAACTGATTTAAAGGTGGTATTTGACCGGATGGCAGAGCTTTCCGGAGAAGAATGGAAGGCTGACATGGAAAAGATGTTCTCTGAATATGACACAACACAGCTTCCTGAGGGACATTTGGAGAACCATTCCAGACTGTATCTGGCTCTTAAAGAGGTTATGAGTGAGCAAAAGTATGATTTTGCAACGATCAAATGCTGGCCTGAAATGGGAAATCTTCATACAACGCCCTGTGCAGTCCTTGGACGTCTGGCTGATGAGGGAGTTAACATCGGCTGTGAAGGGGATGTGGATGCAGAGCTGGCCCAGATGACGGAATACTATCTTACGGGGAAGCCAAGCTTTATTACAGACTTAATCAACATTGATGAAAAGGAGAACGTGATTACCTTCTGGCATTGCGGAAATCCTGCTCCATCCTTGTGCAATAAGGATTATAAAGTTCAGCTTAGAAATCATCCTCTGGCCGGCCAGGGCACTGCATTTTATGGGGCTTTAAAGCCTGGGAAAGTGACCATTGCAAGATTCTGCAACTTAGACGGAGGCTACAAGCTTTTCCTTATGAGAGGAGAGGCTCTGCCCATGGACCGGTATACAAAGGGGGCCATGGCTAACGTAAGAGTGAAACGCCCTGTAAGAGAAGTGATAGAAGGGATCATAGCAGAGGGAATTCCTCACCATTACAGCATCGTATGGGAGGATGTGGCAGAAGCCATGAAGCAGGTATGCGGACTGCTTGAAATTCCAGTCATTGAGATGTAG
- a CDS encoding ABC transporter ATP-binding protein, with product MAGDNAAVKVKIDHVVKTYITRKGEMTALNGVSLDIKENEFICVVGPSGCGKSTLLNIIAGLLEPTSGSVYVDGKEVEGPGPERGVVFQQYALFPWLTVLKNVEFGLKLKGIKGEQAREEAMKYLRMVDLEPFAGAYPKELSGGMKQRVAIARAYAVNPQVLLMDEPFGALDAQTRTQLQSELLATWQKERKTCFFITHDVDEAIILAQKVIIMSARPGRIKEIVEIGIPYPRTQETKMTPEFLELKNYIWSQVYQEYLEIRK from the coding sequence ATGGCAGGAGACAATGCAGCAGTAAAAGTAAAAATTGATCATGTAGTAAAAACATATATTACCCGCAAGGGAGAGATGACAGCCTTAAACGGAGTCAGCCTTGATATAAAAGAGAATGAGTTTATCTGTGTGGTAGGCCCATCGGGCTGTGGAAAGTCAACGCTGCTCAATATCATCGCCGGACTTTTGGAGCCTACCTCAGGAAGCGTTTACGTGGATGGCAAGGAGGTGGAGGGCCCGGGACCGGAGCGGGGGGTTGTGTTCCAGCAGTACGCCTTGTTTCCATGGCTCACGGTACTTAAAAATGTGGAATTCGGCTTAAAGCTTAAGGGGATAAAAGGGGAGCAGGCCAGGGAAGAAGCCATGAAATATTTAAGAATGGTGGATTTAGAACCGTTTGCGGGCGCCTATCCAAAGGAACTGTCAGGCGGAATGAAGCAGAGGGTTGCCATAGCCAGAGCCTATGCGGTAAATCCCCAGGTGCTTCTCATGGACGAGCCTTTTGGAGCCCTGGATGCCCAGACCAGGACCCAGCTTCAGTCAGAGCTTTTAGCTACCTGGCAGAAAGAGCGTAAAACCTGCTTTTTCATCACTCATGACGTGGATGAGGCCATTATTCTGGCTCAAAAGGTTATCATTATGAGCGCCAGACCAGGGCGGATTAAAGAGATTGTGGAGATCGGGATTCCATATCCCAGAACCCAGGAAACAAAGATGACACCGGAATTTTTAGAATTAAAAAATTACATATGGTCCCAGGTGTATCAGGAATATTTAGAGATCAGGAAATAG
- a CDS encoding class II fructose-bisphosphate aldolase, whose amino-acid sequence MLVTNKENLKKAAKSGYAIPALNTQGGNYDIIWAACRAAEEMKSPVILAHYVSTGAYSGHDWFVQVCKWCADKVSVPVSIHLDHGGDFDICMEALKLGFTSLMIDGSEKPVKENAAMTNEVLKVARCFGVPVEAEIGELLRLDNLGEVMENKNIVNPEEVKAFLELCRPDSLAIGIGNAHGYYKGEPDIHLEVLEAVRKFTDIPLVLHGCTGMKEDIIREAIKLGVAKINFGTEIRYQYVNHYEEGLKNMDHQGHSWKLSQYANSRLTEDIKDIIRLAGSEGKA is encoded by the coding sequence ATGCTTGTAACAAACAAAGAGAATTTAAAGAAGGCAGCAAAGTCAGGGTATGCCATCCCGGCTCTCAATACCCAGGGAGGAAATTATGATATCATCTGGGCTGCCTGCCGGGCGGCGGAGGAAATGAAATCTCCTGTCATCCTTGCCCACTACGTATCCACAGGAGCCTATTCCGGCCACGACTGGTTTGTACAAGTCTGCAAGTGGTGTGCGGACAAGGTTTCTGTACCGGTATCCATTCATCTGGACCATGGCGGGGATTTTGATATCTGCATGGAGGCGCTGAAGCTGGGTTTTACTTCCTTAATGATCGACGGCTCGGAAAAGCCTGTAAAGGAAAATGCGGCTATGACCAACGAGGTATTAAAGGTGGCCAGGTGCTTTGGAGTGCCGGTGGAAGCCGAAATCGGAGAGCTTTTGCGCCTTGATAACTTAGGGGAAGTGATGGAAAATAAGAATATTGTGAATCCTGAGGAAGTAAAAGCATTTTTAGAGCTGTGCCGGCCGGATTCCCTGGCCATCGGCATCGGCAATGCCCACGGATATTATAAGGGTGAACCGGACATCCATCTGGAGGTCTTGGAGGCAGTGAGGAAGTTTACGGATATTCCCCTGGTCCTTCATGGCTGCACCGGAATGAAAGAAGATATCATAAGAGAGGCCATTAAGCTGGGAGTGGCGAAAATTAATTTCGGTACGGAAATCCGCTATCAATACGTAAACCACTATGAGGAAGGTTTAAAGAATATGGATCATCAGGGGCATTCCTGGAAGCTGTCCCAGTATGCCAATAGCAGGCTGACAGAGGATATTAAGGATATCATCCGCCTGGCAGGGTCAGAAGGGAAAGCATGA
- a CDS encoding sulfite exporter TauE/SafE family protein produces MIGILVVAFSALLGGLVQAVTGFGGAIIIMIFLPLILSMNAAPALSDVITMILSFSMFWRYRKSVRVKPILLPAGIYLAASTIVIHWSAYFDAGKRKGIFGLFLIGLAVYFFFFSGKTRVKPSLSMGAACGLAAGICGGFFGISGPPMSLYYLAVLDSKEEYLGTLNAFFSITVVFNIIARISNGFLTADLVPYMAIGIAAILAGSAWGSKLVARIDRKTMSMCVYGLMAIAGIVALL; encoded by the coding sequence ATGATAGGAATATTGGTTGTGGCTTTTTCAGCTCTTCTTGGAGGTCTTGTCCAGGCGGTAACAGGTTTTGGAGGGGCGATCATCATTATGATTTTTCTTCCCCTCATCCTGTCCATGAATGCGGCTCCTGCTTTAAGTGATGTGATTACCATGATCCTGTCCTTTTCTATGTTCTGGCGGTACCGGAAGTCGGTAAGGGTAAAGCCGATTCTCCTTCCTGCAGGGATCTATCTGGCGGCCAGTACCATTGTCATACACTGGTCTGCTTATTTTGATGCCGGTAAGCGAAAAGGGATTTTTGGCCTGTTTCTCATAGGGCTGGCTGTTTATTTTTTCTTCTTTTCTGGGAAAACCAGAGTAAAGCCATCACTGTCAATGGGAGCGGCCTGCGGGCTGGCGGCCGGCATATGCGGCGGCTTTTTTGGGATCAGCGGTCCGCCTATGAGCCTTTATTATCTGGCTGTCCTGGATTCGAAAGAGGAGTATCTGGGGACATTAAATGCATTTTTTTCCATTACCGTGGTTTTTAACATCATCGCCAGGATCTCCAATGGATTCCTGACCGCGGATCTGGTCCCTTATATGGCCATTGGGATTGCGGCGATATTGGCAGGAAGTGCCTGGGGCAGCAAACTGGTGGCGCGGATCGACCGAAAGACTATGAGCATGTGCGTATATGGCCTCATGGCAATCGCCGGGATCGTTGCACTGCTGTAG
- the nagA gene encoding N-acetylglucosamine-6-phosphate deacetylase translates to MKTLFRNGRFYVNGTFVLGDLLAEDGVIREISEVQGGDAAVVYDMEGKLVVPGFIDIHTHGAAGVDVNKATAEDYETICRFFAAQGTTAWLGSVLTDTKEQTLWCIEEYKKWKTREHQGAELLGIHLEGPFLSPEYKGAMPEHLLRKGDLELIKEYQKAAEGEVKYITLSPEIEGNISMIPELKKLGIQVAIGHSGADYDTACAAIEAGARGATHTGNAMKLLHQHFPAIWGAVLESDKVFCEIICDGRHLHPGTVRLIIKTKGLDQVVAVTDSIMAAGLPDGNYKLGVNDVIVENGDARLASGGSRAGSTLTMGAALKNLLEYTGRPLREVLRFLTENPARLIGVYDRMGSIEAGKEANLVVLDEACKVLKTYVHGRECR, encoded by the coding sequence ATGAAAACGTTATTCAGAAACGGGCGGTTTTATGTAAACGGCACCTTCGTTTTGGGAGACTTGCTGGCAGAGGATGGAGTAATACGGGAGATATCAGAAGTTCAAGGCGGGGATGCAGCCGTTGTTTATGATATGGAAGGAAAGCTGGTAGTTCCGGGATTTATCGATATACATACCCACGGAGCCGCAGGGGTTGATGTGAACAAGGCAACAGCGGAGGATTATGAAACAATCTGCCGCTTTTTTGCCGCCCAGGGGACAACGGCCTGGTTGGGGTCGGTGCTTACGGATACAAAGGAGCAGACCCTTTGGTGCATAGAAGAGTATAAAAAATGGAAAACCAGAGAGCACCAGGGAGCGGAACTTTTAGGAATCCACTTAGAAGGTCCCTTTCTGTCACCGGAATATAAAGGAGCCATGCCAGAGCACCTGCTTCGAAAAGGGGATTTGGAGCTCATTAAGGAATATCAGAAGGCGGCAGAGGGTGAAGTCAAATATATCACATTGTCACCTGAAATAGAGGGCAATATTTCCATGATACCGGAATTAAAGAAGCTTGGAATCCAAGTGGCCATCGGCCATTCTGGAGCTGATTACGATACAGCGTGTGCGGCCATTGAGGCGGGTGCCAGAGGCGCCACCCACACGGGAAACGCCATGAAGCTTCTGCATCAGCACTTTCCAGCGATCTGGGGTGCTGTGCTGGAGTCAGACAAGGTATTCTGTGAAATCATTTGTGACGGACGTCATCTCCATCCTGGAACGGTCCGGCTGATTATTAAGACCAAGGGACTGGATCAGGTGGTGGCTGTGACAGATTCCATTATGGCAGCAGGGCTTCCGGATGGGAATTATAAGCTGGGAGTGAATGATGTTATTGTGGAAAACGGAGATGCCAGACTGGCTTCTGGAGGAAGCCGGGCAGGAAGCACTTTGACCATGGGAGCTGCATTAAAGAATCTCCTGGAATATACGGGAAGGCCTCTTCGGGAAGTACTCCGGTTTCTTACGGAAAACCCGGCAAGGCTGATCGGTGTTTATGACAGGATGGGTTCCATTGAAGCGGGAAAAGAAGCGAACCTGGTGGTACTTGATGAAGCATGCAAGGTTCTTAAGACATATGTACATGGAAGAGAATGCCGCTGA
- a CDS encoding LacI family DNA-binding transcriptional regulator has protein sequence MSQNGERVTRSDVAKAAGVSETIVSYVVNNNRYVAKEKRQRVEEAIAALHYRPNNVARALKGKRSNQLLFIADQITNEYFSRIVSEMDKYAYDAGFLISLCANRNTPEFVSQVISRQYDGIIISSISFPMEYVESFGKAGIPVLLFEHRTHGELPENVATLASGLYPGARMAVSHLVGSGRKHIIYIDRISKKGNVSGPTDLRLSGYLDEMRENGLYAGEDTVIAGCHSEEELAGAVVKYLKDHKETDGIVGRNDMVACIAMYAAVGWGKRVPQDMGVVGFDNSSISMFCFPRLTTLEMQREAISRTAIDMMVQMIGGKRPESARFETKLIVREST, from the coding sequence ATGAGTCAGAATGGCGAACGGGTGACAAGGTCGGATGTGGCGAAGGCTGCAGGAGTCAGCGAGACAATCGTATCCTATGTAGTTAATAACAACCGCTACGTGGCAAAGGAAAAGAGGCAGAGGGTGGAGGAGGCCATTGCAGCCCTTCATTACAGGCCCAATAACGTTGCACGGGCTTTGAAGGGAAAGCGCAGCAACCAGCTTCTCTTTATTGCGGATCAGATCACCAACGAATATTTCAGCCGGATCGTCAGTGAGATGGATAAATATGCCTATGATGCCGGATTCCTGATTTCCCTGTGCGCTAACCGGAATACGCCGGAGTTTGTCTCCCAGGTGATCAGCCGGCAGTATGACGGCATCATCATCAGTTCCATCAGTTTTCCCATGGAATATGTAGAGTCCTTTGGAAAGGCGGGAATACCGGTACTGCTGTTTGAACACAGAACCCATGGCGAGCTTCCTGAAAATGTGGCAACTCTTGCTTCCGGCCTGTATCCGGGAGCCAGAATGGCGGTCAGCCATTTAGTCGGCAGTGGAAGGAAGCATATCATATACATTGACCGCATCAGCAAAAAAGGAAATGTGAGCGGACCTACGGACCTGCGACTTAGCGGATACCTTGACGAGATGAGAGAGAACGGGCTTTATGCCGGTGAAGATACGGTCATTGCGGGTTGTCATTCGGAAGAGGAGCTGGCAGGGGCAGTTGTTAAATATTTAAAGGATCATAAGGAAACAGACGGAATCGTGGGGCGGAATGATATGGTGGCCTGCATCGCCATGTACGCGGCTGTTGGCTGGGGAAAGAGAGTGCCTCAGGATATGGGCGTGGTAGGGTTTGACAATTCCAGCATCAGCATGTTTTGCTTTCCCAGGCTTACGACCCTGGAGATGCAGCGGGAGGCTATAAGCAGGACAGCCATTGACATGATGGTTCAGATGATCGGCGGAAAGCGTCCGGAGAGTGCAAGATTTGAAACAAAGCTGATTGTAAGAGAAAGCACATAA